CCAAATTAGAATTTAGAAGGCAAGATTTTTCTTTGTATCAAGTTACACACATGCATGACAAAGTGTAAAGCATTAAAACTACTAATTGCTTACTGAATGGAAGAGGGTTCTGTATGACATTCATTGTCATTTCATATGAATTTCCAAGGGAATACTTAAAGCCTTCGTATTTGGTGCTGAGCTTGCACAAGAGGGCGTCCAGCTTCGAGTGGAAGGTTACTGCATACTCATTCAACTCCTCCAAACATCCCCCAGTAGCATTGAAAATCCTCTGAGATGGACAGCACCCAATTGGAGCAACGCTGATGATGCCAAACTTCCTTGCTCCAAGATTGTATAGAGTCTGCCATTTTCACAAAGGAGATCATTACTCCTCCAAATTTTGTCATATACGTGTCAAGTTGAATTATCTACGTGATGAATGAAAATACACAATAACAGAAGCCAATATATATTGTGCTTAACATGAAAACAAAGTATGTCACCTTCAAGTGGTTCTCATAAGCGAGTTCTAAAGAGCACAAGAACTTTTCCTTCGGAATGGAACTCTTTGAATGGTAGTATGCGAAAAGGTCATTGCTGCCGATGCTGATGAAGATCAAAGACTCTTTAAGAAACTTCTCAGTTGCCACTGCACCCATCAAGGCCGTAAGATTGTTTTTGACAGATGAAAATTGTTGTATCTGTTCTGTTAATGAGATCACATTCTTCTGGTCTTTGAATGAGGCACTAAATGGAACATTTCCAGTTCCAAACTTCATCAACGTCAGCTGAAATAAGAAATGAAGAAGAGGAAAAATAAATCACTGTCATACCCATGTATCTTCTTTTTCGGATTAGACATCAGATATTCAGATTGACAAAGAGCCATCTTTGACTTGAAGTAACTTGTTCACCAAGAAAGTGACTTACCATTGTCTGTCCAGTTAGGTCAAGAAGACCAGACCCTCCAGAAGCAAAGTTGATACCATTAAACTTCTTCTTTTGAAGAGAAGTACTTTTGAAAGAAAGAAAGGGGCTTGGACTTCTCTTGTAACCAAAATGCTGGGCTGTATCACCAAAAGAAGCAATACAATGTTAAGTGTCAAGCCCTGAGCTTTCTCACATTTTTTTCTTATGAATGAGAAACTGAGGGAGTAAGTACTAAGTAGTATATCGACTAACCAAGAAAATCAGCACTGTTAAGGCCATTGCTGAACCTTCCGGTGGGTTTCGGAGTGCGAGGAAAGTCAATGCCATTGTGGGGAAAGTCAGCTCTTGCCATACTGCCCGGCAAGAAATTATTAGTACCAACATCTGCAGTTGAATCACCAAGTATGAAGACTGGTGGCAGTACTGGCTTAGCTGCTGCTGCCAAGCTAAGAACAGCTATAAACAAGGATAGGGCTAGAGGAAGAATCCATTTGTTCTCCATGAGAAGAGAAAATCAACAGATATGGGTTAAAAGAACAAATAAATACAAAAAAAAAAAAGAAAAACTGTTAGTCTCCAACAAACGAGGGTGTATGTTGCAAGAAAGATTCAGTTCTTGTTGGATTGATAAGGAAAAGAACGGATGGTTTAGAAGTATATATAGTCCTGGTTAGGCTGTCAT
The window above is part of the Fragaria vesca subsp. vesca linkage group LG2, FraVesHawaii_1.0, whole genome shotgun sequence genome. Proteins encoded here:
- the LOC101299059 gene encoding GDSL esterase/lipase At5g33370-like; the encoded protein is MENKWILPLALSLFIAVLSLAAAAKPVLPPVFILGDSTADVGTNNFLPGSMARADFPHNGIDFPRTPKPTGRFSNGLNSADFLAQHFGYKRSPSPFLSFKSTSLQKKKFNGINFASGGSGLLDLTGQTMLTLMKFGTGNVPFSASFKDQKNVISLTEQIQQFSSVKNNLTALMGAVATEKFLKESLIFISIGSNDLFAYYHSKSSIPKEKFLCSLELAYENHLKTLYNLGARKFGIISVAPIGCCPSQRIFNATGGCLEELNEYAVTFHSKLDALLCKLSTKYEGFKYSLGNSYEMTMNVIQNPLPFNFTQVEAACCGAGKLNAESYCTPNANLCPNRDQYLFWDLFHPSQAASKLAAVTLYFGGPEYVSPINFAQLAEA